From a single Nicotiana tomentosiformis chromosome 2, ASM39032v3, whole genome shotgun sequence genomic region:
- the LOC138905667 gene encoding uncharacterized protein, producing the protein MATGGLDTRVDLLLLSMVYFEVILGMDWLSPYHAILDCHAKIMTFAIPGLLRIEWRGTLDYVPNKVISYLKAQRMIGKGYMSYLAFVRNVCAGTPTIDSVPDVFLTDLLGMPPDWDIDFGIVLVPGTQPISIPMYCKAPAELKELKE; encoded by the coding sequence aTGGCTACTGGGGGATTggatactagagttgatctcttattgcttagtatggtttatTTTGaagtgattttgggcatggattggttgtctccatatcatgctattcttgattgtcacgctaagatcatGACATTTGCAATTCCAGGATTGCTgcggatcgagtggagaggtactCTGGATTATGTTCCCAACAAGGTGATTtcttatctgaaggcccaacggatgatTGGGAAGGGGTAtatgtcatatttggcctttgtgaggaaTGTTTGTGCTggtactcctactattgattctgttccggatGTGTTTCTTACAGACCTgttgggcatgccacccgattgggatattgattttggtattgtcttGGTTccaggaactcagcccatttctattcctatgTATTGTaaggcaccagctgagttgaaggaattgaaagagtag